The genomic region GGTACTGACGAAGCTGGTCGCGGGGGCGGCCACCGTGGTCGTCGCCGTGGCCGGTACGACGCTCCCGGCCGAGGCGCTCACCATCAGCCAGAACAAGGCGGCCCAGGCCCGGCTGAACAAGCTGGGCTGCAACTCCGGCCCGGTCGACGGCAAGGTCGGCCAGATGACCAAGGCCGCCACCATCCGGTTCCAGGCCGCCAACAAGATGACCCAGAACGGCTCACTCGCCGGTACGACGTACAGCAGGCTGCTGGCGGCGTCGGCGAAGCGCTGCGACGTCCGGGCGGTCCCGGCCAGCGGCGGCGGCAAGCGGATCGTGATCAGCCAGAGCCAGAACTACCTGTGGCTGATCGATGCCGCCGGCAAGGTGGTCCGGCAGGGCGGCATGATCGACAACCCGGCCTACCTGAGGCCCGGCACCTACACGACCGGCTCGAAGTGCGGCCGGCCGGCCCGGGTGAAGCGCAACACCGACGGCGGCAGCCTCTACCTGAACAACTTCGTCCGGTTCGCGCCCTGCGGGATCGGGTTCCACCAGATCCCGACCTACAAGAGCAGCGGCGCGCAGATCCACGCCGACTGGCTGCTCGGCACGAACCTGAAGGCCTCGCACGGCTGCATCCGGGTGCAGAAGGCGATGTCGGACACCATCTGGGCCTTCACCACCAGCACGACCAAGGTCGTCGTCGTTCGCTGACCGCGCTCGCTGCCCCGCTGGCCAGGTTCACCGAACTTCGCCGGCGGGGCACTAGCATGCCGAGCGCAGGGGTAGTTCCGTCGCTCGAAAGGCAGCGTGGAGATGGCCGAGACACCGGACGTCGTGGAGACCGTCAAGCAGGGGTACGCGTTCGAGGGTGCGGCGATCGAGCTCGGCGCGCTGCTGGTCGACGGTACGCCGGACCCGTCGGCGGCGGTGCGCATCCCGCTGTCGATGGTGAACCGGCACGGCCTGGTCGCCGGCGCCACCGGAACGGGCAAGACCAAGACGCTGCAGTTGATGGCCGAGCAGCTGTCCGCGGCCGGCGTCGCGGTGTTCGCCGCGGACATCAAGGGTGACCTGTCCGGCATCTCCCAGCCGGGTGAGGGCAGCGAGAAGCTGCTGTCCCGGACGAAGACGATCGGCCAGGACTGGGTCGGCACCGGCTTCCCGACCGAGTTCTACGCGCTGGGCGGGCAGGGCAGCGGCGTACCGGTCCGGGCCACCATCACGTCGTTCGGGCCCGTGCTGCTGTCGAAGGTGCTCGGGCTGAACGACGTCCAGGAGTCCTCGCTCGGGCTGATCTTCCACTACGCCGACAAGCGGGGCCTGACGCTGCTGGACCTGAAGGATCTGCGCGCGGTCATCACGCACCTGACCAGCGACGAGGGCAAGGGCGACCTGAAGGAGCTCGGCGGGCTGTCCGCGGCCACGGCCGGGGTGATCCTGCGGTCACTGATCGGGTTCGCCGACCAGGGCGCGGAGGCGTTCTTCGGTGAGCCGGAGTTCGACACCGCGGACCTGCTGCAGCAGCGCGACGGCAAGGGCGTCATCTCGCTGCTGGAGCTGCCGAACCTGCAGGACCGGCCGGCGCTGTTCTCCACCTTCCTGATGTGGCTGCTGGCCGACCTGTTTCACGACCTGCCGGAGGTCGGCGACGTCGACAAACCGAAGCTGGTGTTCTTCTTCGACGAGGCGCACCTGCTGTTCGACGACGCCTCGAAGGCGTTCCTGGACTCGATCGCGCAGACCGTGCGGCTGATCCGCTCCAAGGGTGTCGGCGTCTTTTTCGTCACCCAGACCCCGAAGGACGTGCCGGACGACGTGCTGGCCCAGCTCGGGTCGCGGGTCCAGCACCAGCTGCGCGCGCACACCCCGAACGACGCGAAGGCGCTGAAGGCGACCGTGTCGACGTTCCCGAACTCGTCGTACGAGCTGGCCGAGGTGCTCACCCAGCTCGGCATCGGCGAGGCGATCGTGACCGTGATGAACGAGAAGGGTGCGCCGACCCCGGTCGCCTGGACCCGGTTGCGGGCGCCGCAGTCGCTGATGGCCCCGGCCTCCGCCGAGCAGCTGGCGGCGACCGTCGCGGCGTCGCCGAACACCGCGAAGTACACCGAGGTGGTCGACCGCGAGTCGGCGTACGAGAAGCTGGCCGCGAAGGTGCAGGCCGGGGCCGCGCAGGCGGAGGCCGAGGCGCAGCCGCAGCGGAGCGAGCCGACGCCGCGGGCGCCGAAGCAGGACAAGTCGATGGTGGAGAAGGTGATCGGCTCGTC from Kribbella flavida DSM 17836 harbors:
- a CDS encoding L,D-transpeptidase family protein, with the translated sequence MKVLTKLVAGAATVVVAVAGTTLPAEALTISQNKAAQARLNKLGCNSGPVDGKVGQMTKAATIRFQAANKMTQNGSLAGTTYSRLLAASAKRCDVRAVPASGGGKRIVISQSQNYLWLIDAAGKVVRQGGMIDNPAYLRPGTYTTGSKCGRPARVKRNTDGGSLYLNNFVRFAPCGIGFHQIPTYKSSGAQIHADWLLGTNLKASHGCIRVQKAMSDTIWAFTTSTTKVVVVR
- a CDS encoding helicase HerA-like domain-containing protein, producing MAETPDVVETVKQGYAFEGAAIELGALLVDGTPDPSAAVRIPLSMVNRHGLVAGATGTGKTKTLQLMAEQLSAAGVAVFAADIKGDLSGISQPGEGSEKLLSRTKTIGQDWVGTGFPTEFYALGGQGSGVPVRATITSFGPVLLSKVLGLNDVQESSLGLIFHYADKRGLTLLDLKDLRAVITHLTSDEGKGDLKELGGLSAATAGVILRSLIGFADQGAEAFFGEPEFDTADLLQQRDGKGVISLLELPNLQDRPALFSTFLMWLLADLFHDLPEVGDVDKPKLVFFFDEAHLLFDDASKAFLDSIAQTVRLIRSKGVGVFFVTQTPKDVPDDVLAQLGSRVQHQLRAHTPNDAKALKATVSTFPNSSYELAEVLTQLGIGEAIVTVMNEKGAPTPVAWTRLRAPQSLMAPASAEQLAATVAASPNTAKYTEVVDRESAYEKLAAKVQAGAAQAEAEAQPQRSEPTPRAPKQDKSMVEKVIGSSAFKQFARSAGREIVRGLFGAARRKR